In Candidatus Methylomirabilis sp., the sequence TTGGAGTCGGGGGGGATCGTCCCCTCCGCCCGGGGCTTCATGTCCCACTCCATGATCCCGGCGATGATCCAGCGCGTCCCCTCGGCGAACTCCTTGAGCGTGACACCCGTTCCCGTGGGGTAGTACTCGACGAACTCCCCGACCTCCCTCAGGAACGCCCAGGTCTTGTCCCACCCCTTCATCGGGTCCTTCGGGTCCCTGTCGCCAAGGATGTAGGGCAGCCCGGCGAGGACCGAGCGGCCCGGGCCAGAGTTCGCCGGGCGCGCGTACATGAACTTGCCGGGGTTCGCCTTCACCCACGCCTTGAACTCCTCGGCCGTCCGGGGCGGCTGCTTGACTTTGCTCGGATTGTAGATGAACACCGGGCCCCCGTTGGAGACCACCGAGGGGAGCAGGTACCCTTCCCCCTCGTCCTGGAGGACCTTCGCGGCGTCGGTCAGCTCCTCCCGCGGGAACAGCCTGTCGTACTGGGGGAAGAGCCTGACGAGCTGGCCGTGCTGGACCAGGATGGAGCCCGCGTCCTGGCCGGTCAGGATGAGGTTGATGTCCACACGCCCGGCGTCCTGCTGGGCCTTGATCTTGGCCGGCAGCTCCGGCGCCGGGGCCCGCTGGTAGGTGACCCCTTTGACCTTCTGCGGATTGGCCTTCGCGTAGTTCTCGATGATGTCGCGGACGGACGACAGGTCCCCGGCCACGTCAATGACCGAGACGGTGATCGGCGCCTGGGCGGCCCCCCCGCCCACGCCGACCCCGAGTGCACCGACGGCCACTGCGATGGCCAGCGCGCCGCTCCGCCAGAGCCTCCGCCGCCTCATGTTCCCCTCCTCCCCGTTCCCCGTCGGGTGGCCCACGCCATGCGGCGCCTCTCACCCCTTCAGGGCGCCGGCCGTGAGCCCATGGATCAGGTGCCGCTGCAGGAAAACGAACAGGACCGCCACCGGCACGGTGCTGATGATGACGCCGGCCGACAGCTGGCCCCACTGGATCTCGTACTGGCCGACCATGAAGAGCAGGCCGGCCGACAGAGTCCGCATCTCGGTCTGGGAGGTGAACGTGATGGCGAAGAGGAGCTCGCTCCAGGAGGAGACGAAGGCAAAGATCGCCGTGGCCGCGATCCCGGGCGCCGCCAGGGGGAGGATCACCCGGTAGAGCGCCCCGAAGCGCCCACAGCCGTCAATCATCGCGCTCTCCTCGAGCTCGCGCGGGATGGAGTCGAAATACCCGACCAGCATCCAGACCGTGAACGGGACGGTGAAGGAGAAGTTCGAGTAGATGAGCGCCTGGTAGGTGTCGAGCAGGCCGAGGGCATGCCACTGGGAGAGCAGCGGCGCGATGAGGAGCACCGCGGGGAACATCTGGGTGGCCAGGAAGAGCAGGAGGAAGACCCGCCGCCCGCCGAACCCGAACCGGGCGAGGGCGTACGCCGCCAGGACCGAGATGGCGGTCGTGGCCACCATCGTCACGGACGAGACCCACAGGCTATTGGCAAAGAAGCGGCTGAAGGGGGTCAGTTTCGAGGTCCAGGCATCGACGTAGTTGCCAATCGTGAGCTGGCGCGGCAGGTACTGGAGCGGGGTCGCGTAGAGTTCCTGCCGGGTCTTCAGCGAGGAGAGGAAGACCCAGAGGAACGGCCCGAGCGCGAACGCCACCAGGAGGGCGAGCCCGGCCCACAGGACGGGGCCCCCCAGGAGCCGCTCCGCCAGGTCCCCCGACCGCCGGCCGCTCATGCGACACTCTCGATCCCGCGGGTCACGCGGAGGTAGGCAGTGGTGAAGACCAGCATGATCACGAGGAGCACGACCGACAGGGTCGCGGCGTATCCGAAGTCCAGGTCGGAGTAGGCCTGGAGGAGCGTGTAGGTGGAGGTGATCTGGGTCGCGTTGGCGGGGCCGCCGCTGGTCATGACGAAGATCAGGTCGGCGTAGTTGAAGGTCCAGACGATGCGGGTCGCGGTCGCCACGACAATGATGGGGCGCAGGAGGGGCAGGGTGATGTGCCAGAAGCGGTGCAGCACGCTCGCCCCGTCCACCAGCGCCGCCTCGTACAGTTCGTCCGGGATCGCCTGGAGCCCCGCCAGCAGCATGATCGCGAAGAAGGGGACGCCGCGCCAGACGTTGGTCGCGATGACCGCCGGCATGGCGAGGGCCGGGTCCGAGAGCCAGGCCACCCGCTCGGTGAGCAGGCCCAGGCGCAGGAGGAGATCATTGATCACCCCGTAGTTGGGCTGGTAGAGCCACTCCCAGACCAGCGCCACCACGACCCCGGGGATGACCCAGGGCAGCAGGGTGACGGTCCGGACGAGGGCGCGGCCGCGGAAGGCCTGGTGCAGGAGCAGGGCGGCGGCGAACCCCCCGAGGAACTGGAGGGAGACTGAGCCGGCCACCCAGATGAAGGAGTTCCAGAGGGTGAGCCAGAAGACCTCGTCGCGCAGCAGGCGCCCGTAGTTCCCGAGCCCGATGAACCCGTACTCCTGCGGCCTGAAGAGCACATGGCGGTAGAGGCTCATGTGGATTGCCTTGAGGATCGGGAAGGCGATGGTGCCGCCGAGGCACACGGCCGCGGGGATCAGGTAGGCGTAACCGGTCAGGACGTCTCGGGTACGGCGGGAGATGAGCGGGCGGGCCAGCGGCGCCGCGACGGTGGCCTCGGGGTACGCCACGCGTTCCTCGTGTCCCGGCGGCAATGCGGCCGGAGGGGGCCGGCCGGCTCCCCCTCCGGCCGGCGAGTTGGCGCAAGATGGGCCGCGGAGCGGCCTAGGCCATGTTCTTCGTCAGGACCTCGGCGAACCGGTCGAGACACTCCTTCGCGGAGATCTTCCCGACCATCGCCTGCTGGAAGAGCGGCACCCCTTCGGAATCCAGCTTGCCCCC encodes:
- a CDS encoding extracellular solute-binding protein; this translates as MRRRRLWRSGALAIAVAVGALGVGVGGGAAQAPITVSVIDVAGDLSSVRDIIENYAKANPQKVKGVTYQRAPAPELPAKIKAQQDAGRVDINLILTGQDAGSILVQHGQLVRLFPQYDRLFPREELTDAAKVLQDEGEGYLLPSVVSNGGPVFIYNPSKVKQPPRTAEEFKAWVKANPGKFMYARPANSGPGRSVLAGLPYILGDRDPKDPMKGWDKTWAFLREVGEFVEYYPTGTGVTLKEFAEGTRWIIAGIMEWDMKPRAEGTIPPDSKIFVLPNTSFVIDGHYWAIPKGISPAEQEVVLDLMRFMRRPEQQVLTWKAFIGPSIKAATLDKAPSDIQKLVRDHWRPEYTDMEKKYKVVPQLPVKQLVGAMDRWDKEVGAQRIKKF
- a CDS encoding carbohydrate ABC transporter permease produces the protein MSGRRSGDLAERLLGGPVLWAGLALLVAFALGPFLWVFLSSLKTRQELYATPLQYLPRQLTIGNYVDAWTSKLTPFSRFFANSLWVSSVTMVATTAISVLAAYALARFGFGGRRVFLLLFLATQMFPAVLLIAPLLSQWHALGLLDTYQALIYSNFSFTVPFTVWMLVGYFDSIPRELEESAMIDGCGRFGALYRVILPLAAPGIAATAIFAFVSSWSELLFAITFTSQTEMRTLSAGLLFMVGQYEIQWGQLSAGVIISTVPVAVLFVFLQRHLIHGLTAGALKG
- a CDS encoding sugar ABC transporter permease, which codes for MAYPEATVAAPLARPLISRRTRDVLTGYAYLIPAAVCLGGTIAFPILKAIHMSLYRHVLFRPQEYGFIGLGNYGRLLRDEVFWLTLWNSFIWVAGSVSLQFLGGFAAALLLHQAFRGRALVRTVTLLPWVIPGVVVALVWEWLYQPNYGVINDLLLRLGLLTERVAWLSDPALAMPAVIATNVWRGVPFFAIMLLAGLQAIPDELYEAALVDGASVLHRFWHITLPLLRPIIVVATATRIVWTFNYADLIFVMTSGGPANATQITSTYTLLQAYSDLDFGYAATLSVVLLVIMLVFTTAYLRVTRGIESVA